The proteins below come from a single Dinghuibacter silviterrae genomic window:
- a CDS encoding RNA polymerase sigma-70 factor, with amino-acid sequence MLSPYEEKELLCRTAKGDEAAFGQIFHAYHQRLGAFIYRLTESFPATQEIVQDVFVRIWLKRETLPEVTSFEAYLFTAARNHAYNYIRKAARERALEASLSLPAEAEPDERFALLEKAISQLPRQQQNVYLLHRHQGLSHAEIAEQLHLSVETVKKHMSLALRSIRTFLTVGRLTG; translated from the coding sequence GTGCTTTCACCATACGAGGAAAAGGAACTGCTGTGCCGTACTGCGAAGGGAGACGAGGCCGCCTTCGGCCAGATTTTCCACGCGTATCACCAACGCCTGGGTGCTTTTATCTACCGGTTGACGGAGTCTTTCCCCGCCACCCAGGAAATCGTACAAGATGTCTTTGTGCGCATCTGGTTAAAGCGCGAGACACTCCCTGAAGTCACTTCGTTCGAGGCCTATCTGTTCACCGCGGCGCGGAACCACGCCTATAATTATATCCGCAAGGCGGCGCGTGAAAGGGCGCTCGAAGCCTCCCTGTCCCTACCGGCGGAAGCGGAGCCGGATGAGCGCTTTGCACTCCTGGAAAAGGCCATCTCCCAATTGCCCCGCCAGCAACAAAACGTCTACCTCCTTCACCGTCACCAGGGGCTCAGCCATGCGGAGATCGCCGAACAGTTGCACCTCTCCGTGGAGACCGTCAAAAAACACATGTCGCTGGCCCTCAGATCGATCAGGACCTTTTTGACGGTGGGGCGGTTGACGGGGTAG
- a CDS encoding FecR family protein, translating to MTRLALLFQRYYDKTATPEEVDEFLRLADKEENASELHALMDAAWQASPPVEPVFTPEQSEALLKGVLDAGRAAEAQMAAAGASPAAVTGRSAVRTLRWQRLAAAAAVMGILGGSAWWLAHRERPRRAMVARVTPRAIVPGTNKATLILADGSTIDLDSAQHGTLAHQGRTDVIQAGGGHLAYASRQAAGAGAGAGPAAVGTGPADVAYNTVKTPRGGQYQVALPDGSKVWLNAASSLRFPTAFTGADRTVELTGEAYFEVAGKPGQPFKVKVGDMQVAVLGTRFDVMAYPEEDGIRTSLLQGAVRVEKQGAQEAEKGAVGERLEPGQEALWNGLDFHVAEADTDQAVAWKNGLFQFDGATLEAVMRQVCRWYDVDVRYEGKVPRHFSGLISRSSPLTEVLRMLDLAGKARFTLEGRTVVVKTP from the coding sequence ATGACCAGACTGGCCCTTTTGTTCCAACGCTATTATGATAAGACTGCCACCCCGGAAGAAGTCGACGAGTTTCTGCGTCTGGCCGACAAAGAAGAAAACGCCTCCGAGCTGCATGCCTTGATGGACGCGGCCTGGCAGGCGTCTCCGCCCGTGGAGCCGGTCTTTACGCCTGAGCAAAGCGAGGCCTTGCTGAAGGGTGTGCTGGACGCGGGGAGGGCGGCGGAGGCGCAGATGGCCGCCGCCGGCGCGTCACCGGCCGCCGTCACCGGCCGCTCCGCCGTGCGGACACTTCGCTGGCAGCGCCTCGCGGCTGCCGCCGCGGTCATGGGCATCCTGGGCGGCAGCGCCTGGTGGCTCGCACACCGGGAGCGTCCGCGCCGCGCAATGGTCGCGCGCGTTACCCCGCGAGCCATCGTACCCGGTACGAACAAAGCCACACTCATCCTTGCCGACGGTTCAACCATCGACCTGGACAGTGCGCAGCACGGGACGCTGGCGCACCAGGGCAGGACGGACGTTATCCAGGCCGGTGGGGGACACCTGGCGTATGCAAGCCGGCAGGCGGCGGGCGCCGGTGCGGGCGCGGGCCCTGCGGCGGTGGGCACCGGCCCCGCGGACGTGGCGTACAACACCGTGAAAACCCCCCGCGGCGGCCAATACCAGGTAGCCCTGCCCGACGGCAGCAAAGTCTGGTTAAACGCCGCGTCGAGCCTGCGGTTCCCGACGGCGTTCACGGGAGCGGACCGGACGGTGGAGTTGACGGGGGAAGCGTATTTCGAAGTGGCGGGCAAGCCCGGCCAGCCGTTTAAGGTGAAGGTAGGGGATATGCAGGTGGCGGTGTTGGGGACGCGCTTCGACGTGATGGCATACCCGGAAGAAGATGGGATACGGACGAGCCTGCTCCAGGGCGCGGTGCGCGTGGAAAAACAGGGCGCGCAGGAGGCCGAAAAGGGCGCTGTGGGCGAAAGGCTGGAACCCGGGCAGGAGGCGTTGTGGAATGGACTGGACTTCCACGTAGCGGAAGCGGATACGGACCAGGCGGTGGCCTGGAAGAACGGGCTGTTCCAGTTTGACGGGGCCACGCTGGAGGCGGTGATGCGCCAGGTTTGCCGGTGGTATGACGTGGACGTGCGGTATGAAGGGAAGGTACCCCGGCACTTCTCGGGGCTGATCTCGCGGAGCTCGCCCCTGACGGAGGTCTTGCGGATGCTGGACCTGGCGGGGAAGGCGCGGTTTACGCTGGAGGGGCGAACCGTAGTGGTGAAGACGCCCTGA